Part of the Musa acuminata AAA Group cultivar baxijiao chromosome BXJ2-7, Cavendish_Baxijiao_AAA, whole genome shotgun sequence genome is shown below.
TCTGCCGCAAGAAATCCATCCAACTGCTTCAAGAACTGGAGCTCCCGAGGGGGCTCTTCCCCCTCGAGGACATCCAAGAGTTCGGGTACAACCGCGCGGCTGGGTTCATATGGCTGATCCAGAAGAAGAAGCATGACCACACCTTCAAGAAGATCAAGCGGGCGGTGTCGTACGCCCCTGAGGTGACGGCCTTCGTGGAGAAGCGCAAGATGCACAAGATGACGGGGGTGAAGACCAAGGAGCTGCTACTCTGGCTCTCCGTCGTTGAGATGCGCGTCGAGGATCCCTCGACGGGGAAGATCACCTTCAAGACCGGCACTGGGTTATCCGACAGCTTCCCGGTGTCAGCCTTCGAGCTGGAGGAGTAGCAGTGATGATCATGACGAGCAGTACATGAATCACAACGTTTCCTGCAGGCCTAAAGTAGTTATTTGGCTTCCTAAGTATTTGGTTTCTGTCTTGTTAAGTCGTGCTTCTGTATTAAGGAcctacaaattatatatatatatatatatatatatatatatatatatatatatatatatatatatatatatatatatataacataaattcTTTAAGATTTATGTGAGATTATGCaacttaataattttataattgatctgaaaattttagttttcaccatgaatataaatgagataaatttatcgaatcatattaaatattatatctgttgtgggaaacaactttttaAGCTGTGGCCTCGAGGCCGATGCGGCTCGGTTCGAGGGTCCGGATGTCCGGGATCTCGggcgacgtccctcggggtctcccggtggccgagcacggtggttcgggtcgggaggtcgggtcgggaggaagctccgccacagcgtcgggaagaggcgacatcgtctcgtacctgcacacaggtcgggccgggagctcggcccgacccctccgacgatcaacttagcgatgtggagaggattttggaggaagagatgcctccatacaagtgttgTGTGTGAGTTCGTCCTCCTCcccgttcgtttagaactctggggtatttatagatgagtttgatgttacctgatgtggctacctgcaggaggcaggctgatagcgtctgacatggggttggcgtggcgtgaagaaccaagcctgagttaggtgttaatgcACCTCGACCAGTGTTCCGGCTCGGTTAACCGAGTGCAGTTGCGTCGATCGAGGCATGTGGCGTCGGCTGACGTCATggtgtgtcacatcgccatttttaccttTATCAATATCtattttttgatatatattttttattattaatctttgataaatttttttatcctCTCACTTTCCAGTTTGATAGTAATAATCAATTGATGTCCCTCGAGACAATAACTTTTAAGCATCAGCAAGAAGGAAGGCCCCTTGCCACTATACCACACAttcaattattttaatattaatattgacATATATAACAagtgtttttttgttttgttgGACATAATTGTGGTAGCTAAAGCGTCTTCTCACATTCAATGCATTCTCACGAATATAATATCTAAAGCACCCGATTGGGACAAAACTAATTGAATAAATAGCTATCATGACCAAAGCATCTCTTCATTGAAGCAAGCATCCAAAGTGCCCATCTCATCGTCCCCGATGCATTATAAACTCATAAAGCATCTATATTATCCGACTCAATCGTCATAGTCAAAATATTAATGCACTCTAATTAATTGGGCAAAATATTTTCCCGCTATAATATATCATCCTATGATATAAGCTTAAAAAAGGCTTAGGTTAAGCATTTTCTTGTACTCTATTTGCCCATGACATAAgtatcaaaatgatcgatatgttTTAAATGAGCAAAGCTCAAGACATAAGTATCAAAATGCATAATATatcataatcaaataaaatatcatcGTATCGTATGTGATGCATCCATTAATGCTAATATGTTTTAACTAAACAAAGTTTCTCCCCAAATATGAATGTTAGTTCAGAATATaagtatgatgcataataataggTCAAAACATATTCCATGCATTCATTTAGGACATAATTATCAAAATATCTAATACATCCTAAACATCCAAAATGTATGATGCAACTTAATAGGTCAAAACATCTTCCAATACATGATACATTCATATAGAACATAATTATCAAAACATCTAATACATCCTAACAATACAAGCCATCCAAAATATAAGATGCATCTTAATAGATCAAAATATTTTCCatgcattcatataggacataatTATCAAAACATCTAATACATCTTAATAATACAAGGCATCTCCTTAAGTGTAATAAATCCAACTATGAGATATGCATTAAAGGATTCAATGTGCACAATCGTATCTTTTCGCATGTAATATATTCACATAGGGATACAAGCATAAAAAATTACATGATATGTCTAACCAAGTTAAACATCTCCGGGCGTAATTGCTACTTGGAGAGCTCGATCAACCTAACCTGCAAGAACGAGACTAGGGAGACAATCCATCGAGCAGTCATTGGAATCAAAGTAAGTCCGGGTTTGTGGTGGTTCCCAAGTCATGGCCGAGTGCTATCGGCCTACTTAGTCAATTCCATATAATCTACTCGATTTCTACTTGGCTTGACCTACCCATCATGGCTTCTCTCACCTCATCATGACCTACCCCAAAACTCTTGTCCCTTCCTGTGTTCTCTCTACAATCCTTTCGGCCTATCAATTAACAGATCAGACGAACCACATTAAAGTTTACGTTTACAATAATTGATGCTCGATTTCTCAATCATGATACATCCAAATCTACACATTTTCCCAAAATCAGAAACGAGATTAGACAAAACCCAAAACAAAATAGAGAGATTAGACAATTGATAGGCAGAACATGACAAGCAAAAAATTACTCACATGTCAATTCTACTTGTTCTTGCTAATCTCTAAGCCGACACGTCGGCTTTACTTTACCGACACTCTAACTATAGTTTTGGTCGATACAATTATGAGAGGTTTAGATTTATGTGATCGATAACACGACATGATAAAAAATCTATTCAACTCCACGAGGTTAATTATGTTATctcttattattttatttctctCGAATTCAGCACATGATTCCACTATTATATTGATAATCGAATGGTACGTATAATCAttctaaatataaattataatatcaaCTTAACGATCACATACCATGCTATCGAATATGTCTCATGATAAGACATATTTTACATTTCAACCACGTCACGACCCATGCAACATCACACCCCTGCCAAGTCAGCATGAGGGTTGTCTTTCTCTCCAAACCGGAGTCTATACAGGGAGATGCCCCATTGGCAAGTCTCGTCCTGAAAAGCTCGGGATGGTGTCACATGGCATCCTTCTGCACATACCGGACAGCGACCGCACGAAGGTACGCTCTCGTCACACGAGAGATCGACCACCATGGCAAATCCGTGTACGATCTATCCTCGAGCAATAGTATAAAATCTCATGATCGGTACTTGGCTAGGGGAcgaaaaagagaaagaaggataAAGACCACTGACTTAATCTACGAGGGGCCCAAGTTGGGAATCTTCCGACTAaggcctgtgtgcaggaacgtggCCACCTTCGGAGATGCGGCCATCTCGACCTTTGATTCAGCTCGATCTCGGTACTTCTTCCGACCAATCGAGAGACGCACTCTCGAGCACCGAGAACTCCAAACATCAACCCGTGGGCCAAGCCATGTTGACTCTTCGACCACGATGTGTGAGTTCACCAATATCTCCTATATAATTTTGTAGAGTCTCAATATGAATCATCtaaattcttgatatcttaagaTGAAATAAAAAATGAACCTTGGTTGGTTCCAAATTTACCATCTTTTGTTGAACGACTAAGATATATCACAACAACAATCAATATCGAACTTATGCTCATTTGATTTGATCACCTCATCTACCAAATCTTTTGCATCAGATCTAGTTTTTGAACATGTAGGTCGAGGATCGCCACCCTGGTTGTAGCACTAGATTTAACAGCATGCAGCTTCTACTTATTGTCGCAATCCAACAATGACAACAAGAAGCCGCCAAGTCCCAATTATTTCTGGACCTCCAGCATGATATACACATTTCTGAACCCAACCGCCACAAAATCTATAAGGTCCAAACTATTCTGGGGACCTTAATAAATACATTTAGGTCCCCCACCCCACTGTTTGGGGTCCAAACAACAGCATCAACTCTCAAATACATACCTATATACTTGCAATATTTATCTTTGTGATGACCACAACAAAACCATGTTAGCCCCCGGATGAAGTTTACGTGACATTTATATACACGAGCGAGCTCATAGGGTGATTGCTCATACAAAGTACAAAGGAGGTTTACCGATAACATGCCATCACGGCCTGCAACTATGTGGGCCGAAAAAGATAGCTTTGGTGTCGCCTTAACTCGCGACCGGGTGACATGGCGCCCACTCAGCGTAAAGGCAGCTTGGGATCAGAGGCCGGCGGCGGGCCCTTTCGGATGTGCGTCACGTGCTTGGCTCGTGTCTAAAGTCGTGCAACGCAGCGGCTCCCTGTAAAAGCCGATCCAGCAGTGCATGCATTGAGAGAATATATATAGATGATTAATGCATGCATGTAATTATAGTGGTGGATCCCATACGGGGCCCATCTTTTATAACCTTTGGACGTGGACGTGGACATGGAATCGGATCGCTGCTTTACGAGAATGTGGAAGCCAAAGCTTCCTCACATGCCTTGCAGTGGCAGACGAGGAATCATTCTCAAGGCCTGGCGATTACGTAGGTTTCCTCCGTGGAAAGCACCGGTGACGCCAGGAAACGGGGAC
Proteins encoded:
- the LOC135616274 gene encoding uncharacterized protein LOC135616274, which codes for MALHTIEIHRHGAEVFTGDALCRKKSIQLLQELELPRGLFPLEDIQEFGYNRAAGFIWLIQKKKHDHTFKKIKRAVSYAPEVTAFVEKRKMHKMTGVKTKELLLWLSVVEMRVEDPSTGKITFKTGTGLSDSFPVSAFELEE